Proteins encoded together in one Larus michahellis chromosome 4, bLarMic1.1, whole genome shotgun sequence window:
- the EIF5 gene encoding eukaryotic translation initiation factor 5, translating to MSVNVNRSVSDQFYRYKMPRLIAKVEGKGNGIKTVIVNMVDVAKALNRPPTYPTKFFGCELGAQTQFDVKNDRYIVNGSHEANKLQDMLDGFIKKFVLCPECENPETDLHVNPKKQTIGNSCKACGYRGMLDTNHKLCTFILKNPPESGETGTGKKEKDKKNRKGKDKENGSVSSNETLPPPPPEEITPPQVVEEEDDDDWGEDTTEEAQRRRMDEISDHAKNLTLSEDLERTVEERVNILFDFVKKKKEEGVIDTSDKDIVAEAERLDVKAMGPLVLTEVLFDEKIREQIRKYRRHFLRFCHNNKKAQRYLLHGFECVVAMHQSQLISKIPHILKEMYDADLLEEEVILGWAEKASKKYVSKELAKEIRVKAEPFIKWLKEAEEESSGNEEEDEDENIEVVYSTTASVPKVETVKPANNKDDDIDIDAI from the exons ATGTCTGTCAACGTCAACCGCAGTGTTTCAGATCAGTTCTATCGCTACAAAATGCCCCGTCTGATTGCCAAG gTGGAGGGCAAAGGAAATGGAATAAAGACGGTTATAGTCAACATGGTTGACGTTGCAAAGGCGCTTAATCGGCCTCCAACGT ATCCTACCAAATTTTTTGGTTGTGAGCTGGGAGCACAGACCCAGTTTGATGTTAAGAATGACCGTTACATTGTCAATGGATCTCATGAGGCGAATAAGCTGCAAGACATGTTGGATGGATTCATTAAAAAATTTGTTCTCTGTCCTGAGTGTGAGAATCCTGAAACTGATCTG CATGTCAATCCTAAGAAACAAACTATAGGTAACTCTTGCAAAGCCTGTGGCTATCGAGGCATGCTTGACACAAACCATAAACTCTGCACGTTCATTCTCAAAAACCCACCTG AAAGTGGTGAGACTggtacaggaaagaaagagaaagataagaagaacagaaaaggcaaagacaaaGAGAATGGTTCTGTGTCCAGCAATGAGACCCTTCCACCCCCACCACCAGAGGAGATTACTCCTCCACAGGTTGTG gaggaggaagatgatgatgactgGGGCGAAGACACAACAGAAGAAGCCCAGAGGCGTAGAATGGATGAAATCAGTGACCATGCAAAGAACCTCACACTTAGTGAAGACCTGGAAAGAACAGTGGAGGAGAGAGTCAACATACTATTTGATTTTGTGAAG aaaaagaaggaagaaggtgTCATTGATACTTCTGACAAAGACATTGTAGCAGAAGCAGAGAGACTGGATGTAAAGGCTATGGGCCCACTGGTTCTCACTGAAGTCCTTTTTGACGAAAAGATTCGTGAACAGATAAGGAAATACAGGCGTCACTTCCTTCGT TTCTGCCACAACAACAAGAAGGCTCAGAGGTACCTTCTCCACGGCTTTGAGTGTGTGGTAGCCATGCATCAGTCTCAGCTTATTTCTAAAATACCacatattttgaaggaaatgtaTGATGCAGATCTTCTGGAAGAAGAAGTCATCCTTGGCTGGGCAGAAAAG GCCTCAAAGAAATATGTTTCAAAGGAGCTTGCCAAAGAAATACGTGTCAAAGCAGAACCATTTATTAAATGGCTAAAGGAAGCTGAAGAAGAATCTTCCGGTAatgaagaagaggatgaagatgAAAACATAGAG GTGGTGTACTCTACAACTGCCAGTGTACCTAAAGTTGAAACTGTGAAGCCTGCAAACAATAAAGATGACGATATCGATATTGATGCCATTTAA